tattaaaaaaaataggcaGCACAGCTAACCTCTGATGATGAATGTGAGCAAGTGGTAGTAGCATGTGTTTCCTTCTCATTAGGTGAGTTTGTCACATCTCTGCCAAACATTATGCACTATTATTGGTGATATAATACAGAACAAAATAGTATTGAAATGGGTTTGTTTTGCATAACTGGCATGTCCTCCCAGTGTTGGCAATCAGAAAACCTCATTACTCATCACCCAGTTTGCCTCTTGGGCTTGTCTGAAGGAAAAGACATAACACTAAAAAATGATGTAATAAATGGCTCTTGGATCGATGATTTGCAGATCTTGTTGGATGCAACAAGAGTTACATAAAATATGATATTGATTACAATTTGGAGAACAAAATGATGGGTTATTTTATGGGTGCATGAATGGCTAGTAACAACTTATGTCCCCTTGCTTGATCTTACCAATTTACTCATTATGTTTTAAACAAAAGAAGAATATGATTCCTATATTTGCATTTATTGAGAAATCTTGTGGAGTTGTGGTACATTCAAAGAACGAGTATCCTACGGTCCCAATGTTAATGTTAATTGTTGGGAAGAAACAAAAACATACCAGACCAGTGCACCTCCTGTCTCATAATAAGTATAATCTTCTTTTCCCAAACATTTTTTCAGTCATGAAGACAACAGAGTAGAATCCGAACACATCTTGTCCATCTCTTCCACGCAGGTTCTTCAAGATAACCAAATACATCTCCCATAAAACAATGAACATGGAAATGAAGtatggttttattttattttatttagtattttataTAGTTTTAGTTCTGTACCaagtttctttttatttttatttttggagaattatttttgaatttctggattgagaatatattttaaaattaacttatgtcACAAATTGTAGAGCTACATAATAATATATGTAGATGACCTTCTTACAACAAATGGGATTTTTTAGCCtgtaaagaaattatttttctgtttctgaaaaaaatggCCTGAAAGTCTCTTTTATTCTGTCAGGTCAGGTAAGTTTCTTTTTTTGCGACTCACATGTTTTTAGGTTACCTTTCGTACATTCCTAAACGGGCTCCGGAAAGCCCATTCCAGAATGAATGGGATGTGGTCCAAGAAATATATGGCAATTTCTCCCCGtaccatatatttttttatgtacactcaacataactttttaaatccaattttgctttttttttcttttttttgaaAAAGGCTGCATAGGAACTTGGTGTCTGTTTTAGGTGGAGAGGAGTTGGTGTTGGTGCAATGTTGGTGTGGTGATGGAGGAAACACTCTTAGCTGCGGGACATATTGTTTTGAGATAAGAAAACACATTGTATCTTGTTTTCGTCATTTTTGAGGTGAGTTGTTCCTGGATTATGATATTTGAAAGCTTGGATATAGGCTTACAGATACATGAATCTAGAAGACAATGTCAATATCTCTAGATATAAAAATACGTAAGGTAATTTCATTCTCAAATTAAAGTTAAAGTTCTGAGTACACACGTCCAGAAGTAAAAAATGAATTCCCAATATCTATATCCGGAAGGAGTATTTGAATTCTGAATATGAGTATCCAGATTCCAGATTGCTAGGTTTCTTGGCTTCTGGGTGTAGGGTGCATTTATATGTAATCTAGTTTCTACTTCATTAAGAGTATTATAGTAATTTTACATGAACATGTTGGGTATGAATCTGAAATAATATAGTGTAAGGAGAATCAGCTGAAACATATTGGGTGCAACAAGTTGGGCTCAGGCCAGGCACAGATGATAGATACGAAGCGCTTGCACTCCTATAATATCTAACTGCAACaccataatttttaaataacaattatacTCTTTGTAAAAGTGATTTCCAGATTATCTGTTCCAAAAAATCTTTTGGAATAAGGTTTCTGCAATTGGCAGaacatatattttttgaaaCGGACTTTTTGGAACAAGTTTTCCAGGACATGAAATGTATTCCAaaaggagtttttcaaaacatgttTTCCATAACTTATATGAAAGTTTTCAGAACAAGTTTTCTAGAATAAgctatctttctttttcttcttcctctcaaAAAAAGTATAGTGGAGAACAAAGGTGCAATGTTGATGGCGTACTAACAGCGATGATAGCAGCATTGATAGCAATAATGACAGCGACGAAGATGTGATAGAGTGAAGGAGagtatttttgtctttttctaataaaaaaaggaGTGTAGTTAGGAATAATGGGGTAGAGGAAGAAAAGGTTTATGCTTAATCTGATCCCCTTAAGGCTCACTCGAGACAAAAGTTCATGGACTCTCTCTTCCTACACCCCCTATAAAGACAATATTGTTGGGTTTATtaatgtctaagttcaagagtaaggagggtgaattgagcttataaaattttcaaggGTTTTTAACAATATAGAGCAAAAGAATCGATTTATTTTGgaaataacaaatttatttttctgcttAGTTTATCAAGACAGTGTTTCAGTTATATGTTTTCCAGATAAGAGAATTAAGCAGCAAGCAATGTATCACATTAATATGCAAAGATGAAAACTAAGAGTTGAATCAAGAGACTATCTTTGAATATTAAACCATACACTTGAATAGAACGTGGCACTTAATTGGCTTTGTTTTAACAGAGAGATTTACTTCTAATACAACCAAAGCAGACACTCAGTTAACTACAAGTTATTTAGATCAGTTTTCAGAATATAAAGAACAGTATGAACAGACtcagaaagaacagattcaattttaaTTGAACAAGTTTATTTTCTAGCAAATCAACACAAGAAACCGTAAATGAGTGCAAAGATTAAGAGAGATTGAACACCACacatttatattggttcactcaataCAACTACATCTAGTCTCACCTTacccaaggtgaaattcactaaaaaaagTACAAATCAATTACACAACCTTAAgtttcttgaaccctacaagaacaaggCATACCAAGCTGAAAAATACAATTTCAGCACTACCAacacttcaagaaacacaatCAAGAAGTGTCTTACAAACACTGTTATAGAGACAAGAATGATGGAATCGAATACACGGAATGCAGGAAACTGAAAAAACCAATAGAATTGATTTGCAACACACTAGTGACAACACCTCCACCAAGCTTAGGGCacacaagaacaagcacactttgaTTTCTTTTGGAAACTCTTTCAATAACACGTGCAAATCTTTTTCAACTCACTGAAGAACTTTTAATCTCTGTTTTAAAACTTGATTGCTCATCAGCATTCTTTTCAAATGAGATGTGTCTCTTTATATAAGAAACGATTTATAACAgacttttaaatttaaaaaacagttaaaaagttgttataaaaagaacatattgaaaataaagtgaacagatttattttaaaaaaggcAAAGAGAAATTTTCAACTGTTTCAGCTCAATATTTTGATAGCATAAGAGACTGAGCCAAGTTTCTTAATGCAAAAACAAAGCTatgaaaaaaactttaaaaacaaggcaccaatttaaaaaagaatttattcttttaaggaacaacagattcattttttttgcAGTAAAGCATATTTTGAGAAAAGACATGAGAAAATCATTAAGAAAACTTTGTGCTTGATCTTATCACCTTGATTAGGGTCATGAGGTGGGTTACGAAGCAAAAAGCTACCTTAAATATCCTTGTCTTTTTATATGTACATAAGAgggtttttttcttcttattttattattgggAAGTTTGTCTTGATGgaataatttcaaatatattttgaaaatttgttgtTATTATCCACTCCAAATAATATGTTTCGTAGTTCTAAACATAAAAGTTATAAAAGTTATTGTTGGGAATCTTACATCAATTAGAGATAAGGATATTTCATAGTATAAGTGGATATAAATCTTACGAGTTGAATTAAGCTTAGAGTCaacttcttaatataatatcagaGTTATTTAGAACATATCTTAATGAGAGTGCAAGCATCAATTTATGAACTAATTTTTGTAAGATTGAGTTTAATccaatttttaattattgtaaataacattttaaattttttttatgaaattcttTGATGTCATAAAAATGAGGTGTTACCTAAATAATGTCTTTACAACTTTTATGCTTATAACTACCTATTCTGTTATCTCAAATGTAATATTTGTTACCTaggatatataatttttaacaccaacaaaatttcaaaatatattatagatTATTTGGTCACGACAACTTCCAAATAACAAAAtcctaaagaaaaaaaaaaattcttacacattttttttcaaaacattaaacatacagaataatatgttctttttttttttaatgagagGCTATATGAAGAAATTATCAAAATGGAGgggaaaaaaacaaaattcactAAATAATCTTAATGTTTTTGGTGAAAAAGGAACAAAGGCATGTGGATATTCTATAGTGGGATGGTGAATTTATTAGAGAAAGTATAGTCTTTTTAACTAAATTGGTTTTAAAGGTAACACTGTACATATTGCTTCAAGATTACATATTAATCGTGATAGTGATATAAATTTTACAACTAGTTTAATCAATTCACATTAAAAATCCATACATTTCATTCTCAAGAAGCATTATTGCATTTgaaactttaattaaatattagataattaaaaaaacacttttcagGTCTAAATATAACTTGACTCAAATATCTTACATAATACCTTGAGTTTCAACCTTACAAAGAATGACAAAGATATTCTAAATATTCATGAATAATTTAAGTGGATAAATTCCAACTTAGTCATTAAGATTTTCTACCTCTGTTAACATTATTGGAATGGTTAGCATTATTTTAGATAGTAACAATATATTGGAATGGTTATATTTACAAATAGATACTTTAAGTCCATTATTACTCTTTAATGAACTAACATATTCAGAAAAGAAACTCTATTTTTCACTAAACATCTAAATATGCAATCTAATCCACCCTCAAGAGCTTCAATATCAACATTTAACGTCTCCAACACTCCTAGTGCCCTTTGAAATCCACCACTGGAATCACcatttttttctcttccaaaGAGGGAGCACAAAACATTGTGGAGATCTGCAACCCCATTTGTGTTCTTCTGTTCCTTCTGTGAAGAGAACAAAACAGTGGTCTTCAACTTTGAGATCAAGGAGGAGGGCCCTTTTGTTCCAAATGTTGGCATGGACAAAAATACTAATATAGAATGTAATACAGAGATGGTGATGGTGTTTGATTCTCTTAGAACTCTAGCCAAAAATGCTagttgttgatcttgatccagTAAAGAAAAGGAATTAACCTTATTTTGCATTCTCTTTAGTTGAACAAGTTGTTTAGAAATTGTCTTCTTTGCCTTCTTCTTGAAGATATCAAGAGAAGAAATGTTGCTTTCAATGTTGGAATCTCCCTTTCTTCTACGTACTGTTGAATGAAGGTTTTGCATGTGTTCCTTTAGAACCAACAACAAATCCCTTGCAGACTCACATGTGTCTAGTAATGTGACTGAGCCACATAATGCTTCTTCTACTAGTTTCCCATCTTGGTAGCGTAGAAGAGCTTGTTGGGACTGTGGAGAATGGAAGAGCTCCTCAGAGCAGTTGTACACCTCAGCAAGCACAACTAAGTCACTCAGAATTGTTTCTGCCTCTAAACCTGTAGTGCTTGAGACAGGTTGAGAATGATGATGTTTTAGGTGGTTTAGAAGTGCTTCAACTCTCTGAGAAACTGAGTGTGCTCTAGTGGGAAAACTAATGGATCTTACAGGTTGATGTACATAAGGATATTTAGAAATGTCTTCCATACTTTATTTCAGTGTTTGCTAGAAGGGTGTTGCTGCTATAGCTAACACAAGATGCTTGATTGCTTGAATGGCAACTagtctttgttgaatctatttAAAGGACCATGATTTGGGGAAACTAAACATGGTACCATGTTTATGAAGGTTAATTATGTGATGTGTACATGTGATGGCAATGTGAGTCATCCAAACTTTCATATGACTTTCTGACATTTAGGGTCAGAAATTTGGCAGCTGTGTTGTGTCCATTTTTTTAATCTCCATGGTCATGGGATGAGCAAGATAGAATTTTATAACTGTGATAAACACAATGTCCTAAACAATGAATACA
The sequence above is a segment of the Phaseolus vulgaris cultivar G19833 chromosome 2, P. vulgaris v2.0, whole genome shotgun sequence genome. Coding sequences within it:
- the LOC137809662 gene encoding uncharacterized protein translates to MEDISKYPYVHQPVRSISFPTRAHSVSQRVEALLNHLKHHHSQPVSSTTGLEAETILSDLVVLAEVYNCSEELFHSPQSQQALLRYQDGKLVEEALCGSVTLLDTCESARDLLLVLKEHMQNLHSTVRRRKGDSNIESNISSLDIFKKKAKKTISKQLVQLKRMQNKVNSFSLLDQDQQLAFLARVLRESNTITISVLHSILVFLSMPTFGTKGPSSLISKLKTTVLFSSQKEQKNTNGVADLHNVLCSLFGREKNGDSSGGFQRALGVLETLNVDIEALEGGLDCIFRCLVKNRVSFLNMLVH